The nucleotide window CGGTCAGGGTCAGAGGAGGTGGGTTACCCTCCGCCTGCACACACCCCGGCGCCCGCACCACGGTGGCGCCCCCACGAGCTCAAGGAGAGCGACACGTCATGACCCTCAAGGTCGGCATCAACGGCTTCGGTCGGATCGGTCGGAACTTCCTCCGCGCGGCCAAGGAGCAAGGCCAGGACATCGACATCGTCGGCATCAACGACCTGACCGACTCGGACACCCTGGCGCACCTCCTCAAGTACGACAGCGTCCACGGCCGCTTCGACGGGACCGTCGAGGTCCGCGGCGGTGACCTGGTCGTCGACGGCGACTCCCTGAAGGTCCTCTCCGAGCGCGATCCCGCCTCACTGCCCTGGGGCGACCGCGGCGCCGAGGGCGGCCTCGCGGCGCCGGGCC belongs to Euzebya sp. and includes:
- a CDS encoding glyceraldehyde 3-phosphate dehydrogenase NAD-binding domain-containing protein, with the translated sequence MTLKVGINGFGRIGRNFLRAAKEQGQDIDIVGINDLTDSDTLAHLLKYDSVHGRFDGTVEVRGGDLVVDGDSLKVLSERDPASLPWGDRGAEGGLAAPG